The following proteins are encoded in a genomic region of Cryptomeria japonica chromosome 11, Sugi_1.0, whole genome shotgun sequence:
- the LOC131063071 gene encoding uncharacterized protein LOC131063071 has translation MARNPRFERSSISPDGSNFPRRGTSLHVENLPLSQVLLLDKLSIGDHTYRHPELKPVTNAVVGTVAEDPLLGPVQAKPLSSLGVEELKRVRSCVTENSLKARERINFLNEAIYKLDRYHRPVLPRKRSQIELPAPVPNKQVHTSMKNMQVEERPYNMPRSSVMTDRERDILRSAKDASQLKHEDQTLTVGSESRKKAKMTGRYSGTKLYVSVKVVANRMLDGDSDYKQGIQQRSSTDSHSRPSESNGFRSNVCNKNHAASSTEGKGSRAYVKSAPNVSHNSPTFDSQEQTSNPNRGQITGGAKNYKRPFSLGSSSTHVTQWSEQKPPRHQHTKRTNLVEGSSISKSVAKRDSTESSGQGILRCSFNNSAFQQSRLKTENISSLAALSESEELGAADKCKNKIKKQGDADEKIAPVCEKVGSLVLPLIKEKTVTKKESGDGVQRPRRSGRDGTPLRMNPPLSGKLENAATTKQLRSTTFGTDKPVGLFSKTDRSPTKKTSLDRKPVTQLRCPMNSGLSYFLSMKIDNHCSIMSYDVNVWPAIFVGDLDDSEELLAAVNASKIASDVACSGPFWKQMGPFFAPLTRDDLDFLKHLVEEVEDDDAILISPPASNQTGEADLVCSMLPANSSPNMCVDNESLNPFINLNAKEDIERPGKFRCFDRMLPLSQRLLSALIVEEDCEETHRKLYDGPQDDCLHRTSEDCPHGNCTQIESDTENAEYRGLDERHAHRGQTFGLISSIAAYDIQSQEMDLDQRILLELQSIGLFPESVPDLAHREDEEIKMEICKLKDELQQQVSKNKRHLHKLEKAVFKRQKVEEREREVLAMNKLVESAYNRHMGLRGTNASGRKSAQNKVTKQATLDFVKRTLSKCRMFEETGKSCFSDASLKERMFSISSKEMDKKLIGDTVKGDTANVLAALGTTLPGGAKRKRTTRDREGKVQTKEIITRSSSTRSDRPDLGNAKGEVKSKLKPRQKTAQLSAAVNDLGKVAGAQKSSLTSNFWEKPSDKMVIVKDEMPASQNSIANDDASDDNIPIDLSHLTAQLSAAANDLGKVAGAQKSSLTSNYWEKPSDKMVIVKDEMPASQNSIANDDASDDNIPIDLSHLQLPNLEDFDSWLNFEDDSLPDADSYYMGLAVPMDDLADLNMF, from the exons ATGGCGAGGAATCCGAGGTTTGAAAGATCCTCTATTAGCCCAGATGGATCAAATTTTCCCAGGAGGGGTACATCATTACATGTAGAAAATTTGCCTCTGTCACAGGTTCTGCTTTTGGATAAACTGTCAATTGGAGATCATACATATCGTCATCCAGAACTAAAACCGGTGACCAATGCTGTAGTAGGAACTGTAGCAGAAGATCCATTATTGGGTCCAGTGCAGGCTAAACCTCTTTCTTCTCTTGGAGTAGAAGAGCTGAAGCGAGTAAGGAGTTGTGTCACTGAAAATTCTCTCAAGGCGAG AGAGCGCATAAATTTTTTGAATGAAGCTATATACAAATTAGATAGATATCATAGGCCAGTGTTGCCGAGAAAGAGGTCTCAAATAGAACTACCAGCACCTGTGCCAAATAAACAAGTTCACACCTCCATGAAGAATATGCAG GTGGAAGAGCGCCCCTACAATATGCCTAGATCATCTGTAATGACAGATAGGGAAAGAGATATATTGAGGTCTGCAAAAGATGCAAGTCAGTTAAAACACGAGGATCAGACCTTAACAGTTGGAAGTGAAAGCAGGAAAAAGGCAAAAATGACAGGAAGATATTCTGGAACGAAGTTATATGTTTCTGTCAAGGTAGTAGCAAATAGAATGTTGGATGGAGATAGTGATTATAAACAGGGTATACAGCAAAGGTCCAGCACTGATAGCCACTCGAGGCCAAGTGAAAGCAATGGCTTCAG gtcaaATGTCTGCAACAAAAATCATGCAGCAAGCTCCACAGAAGGAAAGGGTTCTCGTGCATATGTGAAGTCAGCTCCGAATGTTTCACACAACTCCCCAACATTTGATAGCCAGGAACAGACTTCAAATCCAAATAGAGGTCAGATCACTGGTGGTGCAAAAAATTACAAGCGTCCATTTTCATTAGGATCTTCATCAACTCATGTCACCCAGTGGTCTGAGCAAAAGCCACCAAGACATCAACATACAAAAAGAACAAATTTGGTGGAGGGGTCTTCAATTTCCAAGTCTGTTGCTAAACGCGACTCTACTGAAAGCAGCGGCCAAGGTATTCTAAGATGCTCTTTCAACAATAGTGCTTTCCAACAGAGCAGATTAAAGACTGAAAATATCTCTTCTTTAGCTGCTTTATCTGAAAGTGAGGAATTGGGAGCTGCTGACAAGTGCAAGAACAAGATCAAGAAACAAGGAGATGCAGATGAAAAAATTGCACCTGTTTGTGAAAAGGTTGGATCATTGGTTTTGCCTCTAATCAAGGAAAAAACTGTCACCAAAAAAGAAAGTGGAGATGGTGTCCAGAGGCCAAGAAGGAGTGGGAGGGATGGCACTCCTCTTAGAATGAATCCTCCTCTAAGTGGGAAACTTGAAAATGCTGCAACAACAAAGCAACTAAGAAGCACAACGTTTGGTACTGATAAA CCTGTCGGTTTATTCAGTAAGACAGATCGATCGCCAACAAAGAAAACTTCATTGGATCGAAAGCCAGTTACACAGCTGAGGTGTCCAATGAACAGTGGACTGTCA TATTTTCTTTCTATGAAAATTGATAATCATTGTTCTATAATGTCATATGATGTTAATGTTTGGCCGGCAATCTTTGTAGGGGATTTGGATGATAGTGAAGAACTCCTGGCAGCTGTAAATGCTTCAAAAATTGCAAGTG ATGTTGCATGCTCAGGACCCTTTTGGAAGCAAATGGGACCATTTTTTGCACCTCTCACTCGAGACGACCTAGATTTTCTCAAGCACTTG GTTGAAGAGGTAgaggatgatgatgcaattctgATAAGTCCTCCTGCCAGTAATCAAACTGGAGAG GCGGATCTTGTCTGTAGTATGCTGCCAGCAAACTCAAGTCCAAATATGTGTGTGGATAATGAGTCCCTGAACCCTTTTATCAATTTGAATGCTAAAGAGGACATCGAGAGACCTGGAAAATTTAGATGTTTTGACAGGATGCTTCCACTTTCTCAAAGATTGCTTTCAGCTTTAATTGTTGAAGAAGATTGTGAGGAAACACACAGAAAATTGTATGATGGACCACAAGATGACTGTCTTCATCGCACAAGTGAGGATTGTCCTCATGGTAATTGTACTCAGATTGAAAGCGATACTGAAAATGCAG AGTATAGAGGCTTGGATGAACGACATGCACATAGAGGGCAAACTTTTGGATTAATTTCAAGCATTGCTGCATATGACATCCAATCCCAAGAAATGGACCTGGACCAACGAATTTTATTGGAACTCCAAAGCATCGGACTATTTCCAGAATCAGTG CCAGATCTAGCACACAGGGAAGATGAGGAAATAAAAATGGAGATTTGTAAGCTTAAGGATGAGCTCCAGCAACAG GTATCAAAAAACAAACGTCatcttcacaaattggaaaaggcTGTCTTCAAAAGACAAAAAGTTGAAGAAAG AGAGCGAGAGGTTCTTGCCATGAACAAGCTAGTGGAATCAGCATATAATAGGCACATG GGATTGCGAGGCACCAATGCATCTGGTCGTAAGAGTGCGCAAAACAAAGTTACAAAGCAAGCTACTCTGGATTTTGTTAAACGGACACTATCTAAGTGTAGAATGTTTGAAGAAACTGGCAAGAGCTGCTTTTCAGATGCATCTTTAAAAGAAAGAATGTTCTCAATATCCTCAAAGGAGATGGATAAGAAGTTAATTGGTGATACTGTCAAAGGTGACACTGCAAATGTTCTTGCTGCTCTTGGGACTACTCTACCTGGGGGGGCTAAAAGAAAGCGCACTACAAGAGATAGAGAGGGTAAGGTGCAGaccaaagagatcataaccagatcTAGCTCCACTAGGAGCGATCGACCAGATCTGGGCAATGCCAAGGGTGAGGTGAAAAGCAAACTTAAACCAAGGCAAAAGACTGCTCAGTTGTCTGCTGCAGTAAATGACCTTGGGAAGGTAGCTGGAGCACAAAAATCATCATTGACGTCAAATTTTTGGGAAAAACCTAGTGATAAAATGGTGATAGTGAAAGATGAAATGCCTGCATCACAGAATTCAATTGCTAATGATGATGCTTCCGATGATAATATCCCCATAGATTTGTCACATTTGACTGCTCAGTTGTCTGCTGCAGCAAATGACCTTGGGAAGGTAGCTGGAGCACAAAAATCATCATTGACGTCAAATTATTGGGAAAAACCTAGTGATAAAATGGTGATAGTGAAAGATGAAATGCCTGCATCACAGAATTCAATTGCTAATGATGATGCTTCCGATGATAATATCCCCATAGATTTGTCACATTTGCAACTCCCTAATTTGGAAGACTTTGATTCTTGGTTGAACTTTGAGGACGATAGTTTGCCAGATGCTGACAGTTATTACATGGGTCTTGCTGTACCAATGGATGATCTAGCTGACCTGAACATGTTCTGA